The proteins below come from a single Cylindrospermopsis raciborskii Cr2010 genomic window:
- the ahcY gene encoding adenosylhomocysteinase has protein sequence MTVTAPRLKHEVKDLALAPLGRQRIDWAGREMPVLKQIRDRFEKEKPFAGLRLVACAHVTTETAHLAIALKAGGADAVLIASNPLSTQDDVAACLVSDYGIPVFAIKGEDAETYSRHVQIALDHRPNIIIDDGSDVVATLVQERQHQIADLIGTTEETTTGIVRLRAMLNDGVLTFPAMNVNDADTKHFFDNRYGTGQSTLDGIIRATNILLAGKTIVVAGYGWCGKGTALRARGLGANVIVTEIDPIKAIEAVMDGFRVLPMSEAASQGDLFITVTGNKHVVRGEHFDTMKDGAIVCNSGHFDIELDLKYLASQAKEIKVVRPFTEQYVLQSGKSVIVLGEGRLVNLAAAEGHPSAVMDMSFANQALACEYLVKNQGKLSPGLYSIPKEVDQEIAQLKLQALGIAIDTLTVAQIEYINSWQSGT, from the coding sequence ATGACTGTAACTGCTCCCCGATTAAAGCACGAGGTTAAAGACCTTGCTCTAGCTCCCTTGGGAAGACAACGTATTGACTGGGCCGGTAGAGAAATGCCCGTACTCAAACAAATCCGCGATCGCTTTGAAAAAGAAAAGCCCTTTGCTGGTTTGAGATTGGTCGCCTGCGCCCACGTAACTACCGAAACAGCACATTTAGCGATTGCCCTCAAAGCAGGTGGCGCTGATGCGGTTCTAATTGCTAGTAATCCCCTATCAACTCAAGATGATGTAGCTGCTTGCTTAGTGAGTGATTATGGCATTCCAGTATTTGCCATCAAAGGGGAAGACGCTGAAACCTATAGTCGTCACGTACAAATTGCCTTAGACCACCGTCCAAATATTATTATTGATGATGGTAGTGATGTAGTTGCTACCTTAGTTCAAGAACGCCAACACCAAATAGCAGATCTCATTGGAACAACGGAAGAAACCACAACAGGTATTGTTCGGTTACGAGCAATGTTGAATGATGGTGTATTGACCTTTCCAGCAATGAACGTCAATGATGCTGATACCAAGCATTTCTTTGATAACCGCTATGGTACAGGTCAATCTACCTTAGATGGTATTATTCGTGCTACTAATATATTACTAGCAGGGAAGACCATTGTGGTAGCAGGTTATGGGTGGTGTGGTAAAGGAACCGCCCTGCGTGCCCGTGGTCTAGGTGCAAACGTTATTGTCACAGAAATTGACCCCATTAAAGCAATTGAAGCAGTAATGGATGGTTTTCGTGTGTTACCCATGTCCGAAGCAGCATCCCAAGGCGATCTGTTTATTACTGTAACGGGTAATAAACATGTGGTCAGAGGTGAACACTTCGACACCATGAAAGACGGGGCAATAGTGTGTAACTCTGGACACTTTGATATAGAATTAGATCTAAAATATCTAGCTTCCCAAGCCAAGGAAATCAAAGTAGTTAGACCCTTTACAGAACAATATGTACTCCAGAGTGGCAAATCAGTTATTGTACTAGGTGAAGGTCGTTTAGTTAACCTAGCTGCTGCGGAAGGACATCCCAGTGCAGTAATGGATATGAGTTTTGCCAACCAGGCCTTAGCGTGTGAATACCTAGTAAAAAACCAAGGTAAATTATCACCAGGTCTATATTCCATACCCAAAGAAGTAGATCAAGAAATTGCCCAGTTGAAATTGCAAGCCTTGGGTATTGCAATTGATACTTTAACAGTAGCTCAAATCGAGTATATAAATTCCTGGCAATCGGGGACGTGA
- the cbiT gene encoding precorrin-6Y C5,15-methyltransferase subunit CbiT, producing the protein MPCQLWPYISPGIPDDLFENLPGIPFSQRELRLLLISQLRLKPDSVLWDVGAGTGTIAIEVGLLCPQGQVIAVERDEEVANLIKRNCDRFQVKNIRVVEGTAPDCLNSIQTIPDRVCIEGGRAIKETLQAIWNYLPLSGRVVATAANLESLYAISQTLSELTARNIEVMQSAVNRLETRGFSQTLVSTDPIFILSGEKLD; encoded by the coding sequence ATGCCTTGCCAACTTTGGCCCTATATTAGCCCTGGTATACCCGATGACCTATTTGAAAATTTACCGGGTATACCTTTTAGTCAAAGAGAATTGCGATTGTTGTTGATTTCCCAACTGCGTCTTAAACCGGATTCTGTATTGTGGGATGTGGGAGCTGGTACGGGGACAATTGCCATAGAAGTAGGTTTATTATGTCCCCAGGGACAGGTGATAGCTGTGGAAAGAGATGAGGAAGTCGCCAATTTAATCAAGCGTAATTGCGATCGCTTTCAAGTAAAAAATATTAGAGTGGTAGAGGGGACTGCTCCAGATTGCCTAAATAGTATACAAACGATTCCTGATCGTGTTTGTATAGAAGGGGGGAGAGCTATCAAAGAAACTTTACAAGCCATCTGGAATTATTTACCCCTATCTGGTCGTGTAGTTGCTACAGCTGCTAATCTAGAGAGTCTATATGCCATATCTCAAACCCTATCAGAGTTGACAGCTAGAAATATAGAAGTTATGCAGTCTGCTGTCAACCGATTGGAAACCAGAGGTTTTTCTCAAACCCTTGTGTCTACGGATCCTATTTTTATCCTTAGTGGTGAAAAACTTGATTGA